A single window of Rhizophagus irregularis chromosome 32, complete sequence DNA harbors:
- a CDS encoding uncharacterized protein (SECRETED:cutsite_IEA-FN; SECRETED:prob_0.9580); SECRETED:SignalP(1-22): protein MKFSIPLIIAIICIVALEQIEAFNVTIGVFVFWTQCKFWATDQYDNTVMDTGWMDCETGDPHLTYHIRDVQANPFWLHAKVMGSMRKVKHRGPFSGDTCFKFKGDVGNWKFDQQDWSFCENNSQD from the coding sequence ATGAAATTTTCCATTCCTTTAATCATTGCCATAATTTGTATTGTGGCACTTGAGCAAATTGAAGCATTTAATGTTACAATCGGTGTATTTGTGTTTTGGACGCAATGTAAATTTTGGGCTACAGATCAATATGACAATACTGTAATGGATACTGGATGGATGGATTGCGAAACAGGAGATCCACATTTAACATATCATATTCGAGATGTACAAGCTAATCCATTCTGGCTTCATGCAAAGGTTATGGGCAGCATGAGAAAAGTAAAACATAGAGGACCATTTAGCGGGGATACCTGCTTTAAATTTAAGGGAGATGTTGGCAATTGGAAATTTGATCAACAAGACTGGTCATTTTGCGAAAACAATTCTCAAgactaa